ACCCCGCGGGTGCCGATCGAACCAAATCCCTGGCTTTTATGCATACTTCTGCTTTCGGCGGAAATCTCACCATAGGACTTGCCCAGCAATGCATTATAACCTCCCACATCAAGCTGCAGATAGTTTTTTACATTTTTGATAAATTCCTCCTTATTGCGGATCCCCCACATGCTGATATTCCACATTAGCCTTTTGGCCTGCCAGGGTTCTACATATTTCAACTGTTCGGGGAAACGTTTCGGGTCTGCGGCGGCGTCAAATGCTTCTTCGGCTAAAATGGACGAGGCGCTGTGATGCCCGTGCCCTGCGCGGGAATCCGGCGGGAACCGCGTCACGATCACATCGGGCTTTACATTGCGGATTACCCATACGGCATCAGCCAGCAGCTTTTCCCTTTCCCAGATCGTGAACACTTCTTCGGGGTTTTTGGAAAAACCAAAATCATTGGCCCTCGAAAAATACTGCTTGCCGCCATCCATGCGCCTGGCCTGCAAAAGCTCCTGGGTGCGTATCATCCCGAGCTGCTCGCGAATCTCCGGCCCGATCAGGTTTTGCCCGCCATCGCCGCGTGTAAGGGATAGGTAACTGGTATTAAACTGCCTTTCATTGGCCATATAGGCAATAAAAGTCGTGTTTTCATCATCCGGGTGTGCGGCCATGTAAAGTACATTGCCAAGCACATTCAGCTTGCGCATATCGTGAAGGATCTTTGCCGCCGAAGGTTTTGCCGGAGCCTGGGCCAGGAGTTGTGAGGTGTACATGCCGCCGGCCAGGCACAGGCAAACCATCGCGTTTTTGAAGTTAAAGCGCATCATTTGGAATGGGGATAAATGGGAAACCGCTGGTTTCTGGATTTTAATTTTGCTTAAAGGATGAATTGATATCGAGCTCCCGCTGCGGGATCAGGTAAAGCAGCCGGGCCGTTTTACCCTGCGTTTTCATCACTTCCGCTGCTTTGCCAAATCGCAGCAGGTCTGCCCAGCGATGGTTCTCAAAAGCCAGCTCAACCCTGCGTTCGTGTAACAGTTTTTCCTCGAAAGTACCCGCTGTGGCTGCGCTGACCGGTGCCAGTTTTGCCCGGGTCCGAACAAGGTTAATATACCCGTAAGCCTCTGCCGACTCACCCAATGCTTCCGCCAGCATCAGCAATACATCGGCATAGCGCAGTACCACGAAATTATACGAAGCGTCGTTTTCGTTGAATGCGTTTTCCTTGCCGAATTTGTTGATAAACCGCGTATCGTTCCGTGAGCTGGTGATCAGCAAACCCGAGCTGTTAACATAACTGGAATCCATTGATTTGAGAAAACGGTCATCCCCGGCTTCATAGGCGTTCATCATATTCACGGTCGGACGGTTTTTATAGGCACCTGTAGTTTGTCTCAGCAACGGAGAAAAAGCATTGGTAAACGAATTTCCCGTGCCGGTGCCACCTCCTTTAAACTGTACTTCGAAAATAGATTCTGCATTGTTTTTATTGGTCAATCCCCAAAGACTGCCATAATCTGCCAGTAATGAGTACCCATAACCGTCCACAATTCTTTTCAAAACCGTTGTCGCGCCTGCTTTGTCTCCGGCAGTCAGCATTACTTTTCCCAGCAATGTGGCGGCTGCACCTTTGGTGGCACGGCCCAGGTCTGCTGCAGCATGTTTGATAGGCAAAGCCGCTTCTGCGGTCGTGAGGTCGGTAATGAGTTGTTTATACACTTCCGAGGCAGGAACCTGGGGTAGTGAGCTGCCTTCTGCCACCGATTTTGCTTCGGAAAGCGGCATGGGAATGTTGCCGAACAAAACCGCCAGATTATAATAAAACAACGACCTGAGAAACAACGCTTCTCCCCTGATCCGCTCCTTCACGGCCGCATCCATATCAATCGGCCCGATCCGGTCCAAAACAATATTGCAGCGGGCAATACCCAGATAGGAATCCGCGTAGGCGGCTGTGATCATTTCGCTGGTGGCGATCTCTGAAAAATTGTCGATCACCGTCAGCTCGGCACCCAGCCCCGTACCATCCGGTCCCTGGTCGGTATTATCCGACCGCATTTCCTGCATGATCCAGTAACTCTGGTTGTAAGTCCCGGTCATCTGTAAGGCTTTGTAGGCCGCATTAATGGCCGTGTTCATGTCGCCTGCCGTGAGGTAAAAACCATTCACATTCCGCTGGGTGACCGGGTTCAGGTCTGTAAAATCCTGGCTGCATGACCACAGGCTTCCTGCGATCAAAGACGCCAAATAGAAGTTTTTTAATTTCATATCCTTTTCGCTTTAAAGTCAGTGAGGTGGTATCAGAAGGTTACATTCAGGCCGAACGTGAAGTTGCGGGACAATGGATATGCGCCATAATCCTCCCCCTGCACGCCGGTGAGGCCTGCCTGGTTATTGACCTCCGGGTTATAGCCAATGTATTTTGTACTGGTAAACAGGTTGGTCCCCGAAATGTAAGCCCGAAGCGATTGCACTTTTCCTAGCATGGTTTTAGGGAATGTGTAACCCAATGTGATACTTCTCAACCTGAAATACGATCCGTCTTCGACCTGGTAGGAAGAGGGACGGTTATTTCCTCCATGCAGATCCGTCAGGCGATCGGCGCGCGGAATGGTACCATTGCCAGGGTTTTCGGGAGAGATCCATCGCTCGGTCCAGTCTTTGTAAGAATTGGTTGCAGCCTCGCCGTTTCCGAGGTGGCGGCGGGTCAGGTTCAGGATCTTGGAGCCTTGTACACCCTGGAAGAAAACACTCAGGTCCAAACCCTTGAAGCTAAAACGATTGGTAATACCGTACATAAAATCAGGCATATAGTTGCCTATCACCGTGCGGTCGCTGGCATCCACTTTTCCGTCCCCGTTCACATCCTTGAACCGCAGGTCACCCGGCCGGGCGGCAGGTGCCAGTGCGTCCTTGGGCGCAGCGTCTATTTCAGCCTGTGTCTGATAAATACCATCGACGACATAGCCATAGTAACTGCCGATCGGGGAGCCTATCTGGGTGATGTGCCGGATACCCGCGCCTCCCGAGCTGAGGATCGGATCACCGGTGGGACCGAGTTTCAATACGTCATTCTGGTTGGCCGAAAAATTAAAATCCGTCGACCAGGTAAATGCGCCAACGACGTTACGGCTGTTGATCGTCAGCTCCACGCCTTTGTTTTCCACTTCACCGATATTTTGGAGCGCTGTCGCAAAACCGACGGAGGAAGGCACCTGTACATTCAGCAACAGATCCGAAGTGGTCTTTTTGTACCAGTCGGCGGAGATGAAAAGCCGGTCGCGGAACAGGCCGAAGTCAATGCCGAAATCTACCTGCGTGGTTTTTTCCCAGGTCAGCTTATCGTTACTGATCGTAGAGGGCGCGATGCCATTTACAATCACATTATTAAATGTGTAGTTATAGGGGCTCAGCAAGCCGATCGCTGCGTAGTTCGGGATCAAGAAATTCCCTGTTTTACCCCAACTGCCGCGCAGTTTCAAATCAGTCACGGCTGTTAGCCCTTTCATGAAAGTCTCTTCCGACAAGCGCCATCCTGCTGAAAATGAAGGAAACGCGCCTGTTTTATTTCCTGCTCCAAATCGCGAGGAACGGTCCGAACGGACGGTGGCAGTCAGCAGGTATTTGTCACGAAAAGTATAGTTTACCCGCGCCAGCATGGACACCAGCGACCATTCCTGGCGGTTGTCGCCCCCGCTCGTAACCTGCCCGCCGCTGATGGAAGGCGACAGGTCGTCGGGATGGTTTTGTGCGTAGACCTGATTGGCATCCAGCCGGTCTTTCTGGGCGCTATAACCCATTACTGCCGAAATGTGGTGGTCTTTCCTGAAAGTCTTATCATAAGACAATGTATTCTCCACTAGCCAGTTGTAGTTCAAAGATGCGTTTGACTGAGCATATGGGTCTCCAACGGTTGCGTTGCGGTTCAGGAATGCCCTGGCCATGTAAAACGACCGGTTGTAACTATTGACATCAATACCAGTATAAAGCTTGTATTTGAGGCCGTCGATGATTTCGTATTCAAGAAATACATTGCCGAATGTCCGGAACTGTTTCAGGTCGTCGGTCACATATTTAATGATCGCCAGCGGGTTACTGGCTGCTGTCATATTGGCGCCGCGGCCTTCTGCGGTCAACAAATGAGACTGGTTATCGGTCTGGTTGATTGTCCCGTCTGGCAGGTAAGGTGATACAGTCGGCGATGTAACGAGTGCCGAGTACACAATGCCCGGGGGATCGGCAAAGTAAGGAGCACCTGCTGGCGAGCGGTCGGTATTTGTAAAGGAAGGGCTCAGTCCAAAACCGATTTTTAGTTTTTTGACAGGGTTTACTTCCAGGTTCGCACGGAAGCTAAACCGCTCAAAACCGCTTCGGTCGATAATGCCTTTCTGATTAAAATACCCGCCGGAAAAATAGTAGTTCATGGTTTCGGTACCGCCCGAAACCGATGCATTATAGCTTTGGACCGGGACTGACTTGAAGATCAGGTCCTGCCAGTCGGTGTCGGTTCCGGTGGGATTTGCGAAATCGTCGGGTATGAAGTAGCTGCCGTTTGTGGATTTGCCATAACGGGTTACATTCTCATCGTTAATATTCGCTGTTGGAACATCCTGCAGATATGCATTGTTTTTGGAATCTTTTACATATGCCGTTAGCTCCGCCGAATTCATCAGGTCCACTCTTTTGGCCACCGATTGTATCCCAAAATAAGCATCAAAACCCACAACAGGCCTAGTACCTCTTTTCCCTTTTTTGGTGGTAATCAAAATAACCCCGTTGGAACCTCTTGAGCCATAGATCGCAGCCGCAGAAGCATCCTTCAACACTTCAAGCGATTCGATATCATTGGAATTGATCGTGCCGAGCGGGTTAGAAGCGGGCAGCGCAAAAGCGGTGGTGCGGCGCGTTATATCGCCCTGAATGCCCGGATCCATATTTTTTGTCACCGGAAAACCGTCAATCACATACAACGGCTCATTGCCTGCAGATACCGACCCCAAACCCCGCACGCGGATGGTTGTGGCAGCACCAGGCTCTCCGCTCGGCTCCTGCACCTGCACACCGGCAATCTGTCCCTGAATAGCATTCTCAAAGTTTGTGACCTGAACTTCACGGATATTTTTGGCTGAAAGCGAGCCAATTGAGCCGGTAATATCCCCCTTTCGCTGCGTTCCATACCCCACAACCATTACCTCGCTCAAACTACTCACCGACGCATCCAGGCGTACGTTTATCATCGTTTGGTTACCTACTGTCAACTCTTTGGTCACATACCCGATAAATGAAAAGACCAGCACTGCATTTTCATCAGTCACGCTAAGTGAAAAATTTCCATCTATATCCGTCACAGCGCCTTTATTGCTGCCTTTGACCAGAATGCTCACACCAGGAAGCCCCGCATTCTTTTCATCGATGACCTTTCCTTTGACGCTGATATCAACGGAGCTCTTACGTACCAGAACTGGCTCTAAAACGTGCGGCTCTGGCTCAGTACCTAATAACACCGGCTTAACCAATGCCGGCTGCTGTTTTTCCTTTTGCTCCTTTTTTCGGATCAGATACGCTTTTTTTCCTGTTTTGATAAATTCAAGACCATTAGGGTTCAGAAGGCTCTTCAATTCTGCTTCCAGATTTCCGTCCTGCTCAGCCGGTTCCGGCGAAACCGAAATTCCCTGAATGATCGATTGCTTAAAAAGAATGCTGACATGGTGCTTCTTGCCCAGCTCCATTAGGACATCTTTGAGTTTGCCGGGCCGCTTCGTTTTGTGGTTTTCCTGCTGCATAGCAGGGCGTAACAACGCGATCTCTTGTGAAAAACCAATTCTGGCGGTCAGCATACAGGCGCCAACCAGGCATGTTCGTAAAATCGGGATCTTCATAAGTCTTGTTTTATGGATGTACGCAATTCAATTTTGTCCGCTGTGCGTGTTATATTCATATCGAACATTGCTGATAATATTTCCAGTAATGCTTCGGGTTCCCTGGCTTGGTAAATCCCCCCGATTTTACGGGAAGCGAGTTCGTCGTCCGCAATGTGGATGTGCACATCAAAGCGCTCGTTGATCTGCTCCACCACTTCGGCCAGGGTGGCATCGTCAAAATAAAATGTCTGTTCTTTCCAGGCGGTAATGGCCAGCGGCTCCTCTGGCGTGACTACCTTGAAGCTACCGTGGCTATCGGCAGTGAAGTAGTTACCGGGACTGAGATAAAGTTCCTGCCCGGCCGGGAGGTTTAGTTTTACCTTCCCCTTTGCCAAAAAGACCCTTTTGCCGCGCGCACTCGAAAATGCATTGAACTCGGTACCCAGCACCTCGATCCGGTAGCCGTCGCCCATGAGCACCTGAAAGCGCAGGTTATTCTTTTGGTGTGTTACCTTGAATTCTGCCTCACCGGTCAGCCACACCTGACGTACATCCTCCCCGAAACCGAACCTTGGCACTTTCAGTACAGAATTGGAGTTGAGCGTTACTTCGGTGCTATCGCTCAGAAAAAAGCTGGTGAAACGGTCGTGGGGCGATTCGATCGACCTATACATCAGCTCTGAATTGAATACGTACGCCAATGTAAGCGCTACTGAAGCAGCCATGAGGATCCCGATCCAGGGAATCAGGTTACGCGATTTTTTGCTGACCTGTACCAAATCTTCGGCGTGTTTTTCCTGAGCTACTCCTTGGTCCAAAAAAAGGTCGTATTTGCGCTGCGATTTTTCTGTGTCGATCAGGAGTTGGGGGTGGCACCGCTCCCATTCGTCGAGGCAGCGGTAATAATGCTCTTCGTTTTCACTGTCGTCAAGCCATTGCTCGATCAGCTTTCGTTGCAGGCATGAGGTCTTGCCTTCGAAAAAATCAAACAGTAGCTGCTTGGTTATCAATTCATTCATTGAGGCTGAATATAGGTCCAGATATCAGTATGTGGCAAAATTCTCATGGGTTGTCAAAGGAACGCGGGCAGCAGGATCGTCAAAAACCAGCTGTCTTTAAGGCCCGTGCGAAGTTTGATCAAAGCCCTGCTGACCAACCCTTCCACTGCTTTCGGGGTAATCTGCAGTTCCCGGGCGATCTCATCATATTTCTTCCCTTCAACCCTTTTCAGCAGATAAGCCTTGCGGCATTGCGGCGACAGCTCCTGGATGATACTTTCGACTTTAAGATAGAGCTCGGTGTATTGGAGTGCCTCATCCGGGTTGACGGTCTGGGCTACAGGAGAAATGGATTCGAGCGGATCGGTTTGCTGCAGGTTCCATCGCATGTAGTTATAAGTTCGGTGACGTACCGCCTTGTAGAGATAGGCACGGTAGGAACTGGTGACGTGTTCAAAAATCCTGTGCTCCCAGAAGACTTCGAAAAGTTCAGAAACGATATCCTCTGCTACTTGCTGCGAATGCACAAATCGTGCGGCGTGGCTGCATAACGTAACATAATACCGACGGAATAGCAACGAGCATCCCTCTTTGGGACTTGCCGCAAATGTTTCGCGCAACAGACGTTCGTCATCCGCTAGGACCGGGGTTTTCTCCCGGAAAGAAACAGGGCGTTGATTTTTGCCCCATGCATGATCTTCTGAATTGCCTGGTAATGGTGTTGTCATCCTGGGAACCGTTTGCTTGCCTTCTTAACAAGAAGACAAGTTTTTAACTGTTTTCCCTCGGCTAAACCTCACAATAATTGGAAAAAACTAATTTTTGAAAAATATTGTAATTAGTTATTATAATAATTCAAAATATAATAGCTGATTTTCTCTAAAATGGCAGAATAACAGGAAGTTGCTCAGGTTAGCAGCGAGGCATTTGATATGTTGCTCCCTTGGAAAATTACTAGGCTTTGGTGGTTGGGCGATAGCAAGGTGACGGAATTGAAGACATTTGTCATCAGAGATTAGAGAATTCGTAGCCACAGATCACCACAATTCGGCAATTAAGGAAATTTCGTTTAGGTTGAAATTGCACATGATAAATAATTGATCTATATTTCTTTCCCTACTGATAAACAATAGTCTGTTGGTGGTCAATCTGCCACGGAATCACGTGGCCAAGCCATCCGAATTCTCCAATGATGGATTTGTACTGGTTCCAAAGGCCGTATTGAGCGATAAAGTCATCGCCGATCAGCGTGATGCCGTCCCTCTCGTTAACAAAAAGGGAATGAAAAGGGTAATACTTTCCGCCGACTTTGACATCCATTGCAGACTTTACCGATTGTCATATTTTTGGAATGAAAATCATAACATTACTTGAAGTATCAGCCGGGAGTCTATTCGTGAAACGGTAAACGAATGGTCCTCGATTACCGGATCAGTTACGCTAATATGAAACGGATTACATTCGTTGTCTGATTCTTTTTCCTTATTCATATAGGATAGGGTTGTAATTCCTACATTGGGGATGTTTATTTTGTATTTGAATGCCCCCTTTTTGGTATCAAAAATGTGAAACACCAGAGCGCCATACATAGGTGAACCCGATCTATTTTCAATCATCCCGTGTTCTGAGGAGAGGTCTCCCAGCTCTGGGGTGATGGTTATCGTTGCAGGATCAATATTTTTTGACAAAAGAATGTTCTCTCCAGTTTTCCCATCGACAAATAATAGCCCCACCTGGGTAGGTGTTCGTTCACTAAGCACATCTTCGCAGGGATTTGGTTGTTTTGATTTCTGACACCCTGGCCCAAAACTTAGGGCAACCAGGAATACCAGAGTCACGTAATGACATTGCTTGGAAAGCAAAGGAGCTAGTCTTCTGTTTTTCATAGTGAATTTCTGTTAAAACAAGTAGTAATTTTCTCTACGGTTGTCATGCTGCGTATTTTCTAGTTGTTCTCTGCCTACGCCTGCGGTTGGGCATGCCTTTTTTAGCAAGCAAATCAGTACGTTGCGGTGAACCGAAGTTATTGTTGCCGAAGCATTAGTTTTAGTAAATCAGTTTCTTACCGGTATTATTGTCACCTTCCGCAACGGATCGATTAAAGCTATCGTTAGTGGTAAGCCGAGCTTCATGTTGTAGTAGCTAGCTTGTTG
This portion of the Dyadobacter sp. CECT 9275 genome encodes:
- a CDS encoding FecR family protein, with amino-acid sequence MNELITKQLLFDFFEGKTSCLQRKLIEQWLDDSENEEHYYRCLDEWERCHPQLLIDTEKSQRKYDLFLDQGVAQEKHAEDLVQVSKKSRNLIPWIGILMAASVALTLAYVFNSELMYRSIESPHDRFTSFFLSDSTEVTLNSNSVLKVPRFGFGEDVRQVWLTGEAEFKVTHQKNNLRFQVLMGDGYRIEVLGTEFNAFSSARGKRVFLAKGKVKLNLPAGQELYLSPGNYFTADSHGSFKVVTPEEPLAITAWKEQTFYFDDATLAEVVEQINERFDVHIHIADDELASRKIGGIYQAREPEALLEILSAMFDMNITRTADKIELRTSIKQDL
- a CDS encoding SusC/RagA family TonB-linked outer membrane protein — encoded protein: MKIPILRTCLVGACMLTARIGFSQEIALLRPAMQQENHKTKRPGKLKDVLMELGKKHHVSILFKQSIIQGISVSPEPAEQDGNLEAELKSLLNPNGLEFIKTGKKAYLIRKKEQKEKQQPALVKPVLLGTEPEPHVLEPVLVRKSSVDISVKGKVIDEKNAGLPGVSILVKGSNKGAVTDIDGNFSLSVTDENAVLVFSFIGYVTKELTVGNQTMINVRLDASVSSLSEVMVVGYGTQRKGDITGSIGSLSAKNIREVQVTNFENAIQGQIAGVQVQEPSGEPGAATTIRVRGLGSVSAGNEPLYVIDGFPVTKNMDPGIQGDITRRTTAFALPASNPLGTINSNDIESLEVLKDASAAAIYGSRGSNGVILITTKKGKRGTRPVVGFDAYFGIQSVAKRVDLMNSAELTAYVKDSKNNAYLQDVPTANINDENVTRYGKSTNGSYFIPDDFANPTGTDTDWQDLIFKSVPVQSYNASVSGGTETMNYYFSGGYFNQKGIIDRSGFERFSFRANLEVNPVKKLKIGFGLSPSFTNTDRSPAGAPYFADPPGIVYSALVTSPTVSPYLPDGTINQTDNQSHLLTAEGRGANMTAASNPLAIIKYVTDDLKQFRTFGNVFLEYEIIDGLKYKLYTGIDVNSYNRSFYMARAFLNRNATVGDPYAQSNASLNYNWLVENTLSYDKTFRKDHHISAVMGYSAQKDRLDANQVYAQNHPDDLSPSISGGQVTSGGDNRQEWSLVSMLARVNYTFRDKYLLTATVRSDRSSRFGAGNKTGAFPSFSAGWRLSEETFMKGLTAVTDLKLRGSWGKTGNFLIPNYAAIGLLSPYNYTFNNVIVNGIAPSTISNDKLTWEKTTQVDFGIDFGLFRDRLFISADWYKKTTSDLLLNVQVPSSVGFATALQNIGEVENKGVELTINSRNVVGAFTWSTDFNFSANQNDVLKLGPTGDPILSSGGAGIRHITQIGSPIGSYYGYVVDGIYQTQAEIDAAPKDALAPAARPGDLRFKDVNGDGKVDASDRTVIGNYMPDFMYGITNRFSFKGLDLSVFFQGVQGSKILNLTRRHLGNGEAATNSYKDWTERWISPENPGNGTIPRADRLTDLHGGNNRPSSYQVEDGSYFRLRSITLGYTFPKTMLGKVQSLRAYISGTNLFTSTKYIGYNPEVNNQAGLTGVQGEDYGAYPLSRNFTFGLNVTF
- a CDS encoding RNA polymerase sigma-70 factor, with translation MTTPLPGNSEDHAWGKNQRPVSFREKTPVLADDERLLRETFAASPKEGCSLLFRRYYVTLCSHAARFVHSQQVAEDIVSELFEVFWEHRIFEHVTSSYRAYLYKAVRHRTYNYMRWNLQQTDPLESISPVAQTVNPDEALQYTELYLKVESIIQELSPQCRKAYLLKRVEGKKYDEIARELQITPKAVEGLVSRALIKLRTGLKDSWFLTILLPAFL
- a CDS encoding RagB/SusD family nutrient uptake outer membrane protein, whose product is MKLKNFYLASLIAGSLWSCSQDFTDLNPVTQRNVNGFYLTAGDMNTAINAAYKALQMTGTYNQSYWIMQEMRSDNTDQGPDGTGLGAELTVIDNFSEIATSEMITAAYADSYLGIARCNIVLDRIGPIDMDAAVKERIRGEALFLRSLFYYNLAVLFGNIPMPLSEAKSVAEGSSLPQVPASEVYKQLITDLTTAEAALPIKHAAADLGRATKGAAATLLGKVMLTAGDKAGATTVLKRIVDGYGYSLLADYGSLWGLTNKNNAESIFEVQFKGGGTGTGNSFTNAFSPLLRQTTGAYKNRPTVNMMNAYEAGDDRFLKSMDSSYVNSSGLLITSSRNDTRFINKFGKENAFNENDASYNFVVLRYADVLLMLAEALGESAEAYGYINLVRTRAKLAPVSAATAGTFEEKLLHERRVELAFENHRWADLLRFGKAAEVMKTQGKTARLLYLIPQRELDINSSFKQN